In Mycolicibacterium nivoides, the DNA window GCGCTGTCGTTCGCCACTCATGGCGGGGTGTACCAGGCGGCAGGTGGGGTGGCGACGGCGGTCAATGAGATGTTCGTGACCACGATGGGTGTGGGGGCCGGCAGCTATGAAGCCACCGAGGCCCTCAACGTTCTTGCGTCGATGTAGCAGCGGCGAACCTTCGATCTGACTAGCAGATGACTGATTACGGTGGTCTTCCTCCGGAGATCAACTCCGGCCGGATGTATGCCGGACCTGGTTCGGGCGCGATGGTCGCGGCCGCGACGGCCTGGCACACTCTGGCCGCGGAGCTGGGCAGTGTCGGCGCGGCTTATCAGGCTGTCGTCGATGCCCTGCTGACCACCTCCTGGCAGGGACCGTCGTCACTGTCGATGGCGACCGCGGCCGCACCGTACGTGACGTGGATCTTGGCCACCGCGGCACAGTCAGAGGCGGCAGGTCTGGCCGCAACTCAGGCCGCCGCGGTGTTCGAAACCGCCCGGGCAGGAGTGGTTCCACCAGCGGCGA includes these proteins:
- a CDS encoding PE family protein, which translates into the protein MFVNTSPAAMLATAGELQGLGSTMTAANGAVAAPTTGVLPPAADPTSALLALSFATHGGVYQAAGGVATAVNEMFVTTMGVGAGSYEATEALNVLASM